In one window of Tubulanus polymorphus chromosome 3, tnTubPoly1.2, whole genome shotgun sequence DNA:
- the LOC141902301 gene encoding uncharacterized protein LOC141902301, protein MERVLEDDNELFEIESVSGDDMEDDNYPSGSDDNRFSASDGDDESEYEPGAASGNGTESEDAPETDSEDEIDPDSHGDGPPQNKRVALMIRKEKQRQTPKKVVEKNGNGCTLT, encoded by the exons ATGGAGAGGGTTCTAGAGgatgataatgaattatttgagatTGAAAGTGTTTCTGGTGACGATATGGAAGATGACAACTATCCTTCTGGAAGTGACGATAATAGATTTTCAGCATCAGACGGTGATGATGAGTCAGAGTATGAACCAGGCGCCGCTAGTGGTAATGGAACAGAATCAGAGGACGCACCTGAAACAGACTCGGAGGATGAAATTGATCCCGACAGTCATGGAGACGGGCCGCCACAAAATAAAAGAGTCGCCCTAATGATAAGAAAGGAAAAGCAAAGACAAACTCCGAAAAAAG TGGTAGAAAAGAATGGAAATGGGTGCACGCTGACTTGA
- the LOC141902120 gene encoding uncharacterized protein LOC141902120 → MADADREIGDAARNPNSFEEFDSLNDLIVHLKNHINFGTEIMCPFNNCAQIYSNKSSFSSHMSRKHTRPWGLDAGRSDLMTSVNCFDAKVFETDLALLYLRLQSKLLVPASTIQIIVEELANLFDIEKKFIKAYLLEKFKNHGLDDNVSERIVEELERDNVLYDIVDKDKGIFRSIYSRNKYYKDRMNYVAPEKILIGNYGDIQHYMYYVPIQKVISGLVNDSTFASQIMNAIPVNESILDDIHGSSIYRELKIQMENDRFLELIFYQDEFEIVNPLGSAKKTHKILACYYTFGNIYPWHRSKIDQIQLAFVCKSDSVKKFGIQCVFKKISATYS, encoded by the exons ATGGCGGACGCAGATAGAGAAATCGGAGACGCTGCAAGAAATCCTAATAGTTTTGAG GaatttgatagtttgaatgatCTTATTGTGCATTTGAAAAACCACATCAATTTCGGCACAGAAATTATGTGTCCATTTAATAATTGCGCGCAGATATATAGCAACAAATCGTCTTTTAGCAGTCATATGTCGAGAAAACATACACGTCCATGGGGCCTTGATGCAGGGAGATCCGATTTGATGACATCAGTTAAT TGTTTTGATGCCAAAGTATTTGAAACAGACTTGGCATTACTTTATCTAAGATTACAGAGTAAACTTCTTGTTCCAGCTTCTACCATTCAGATTATAGTTGAAGAACTTGctaatttatttgatattgaaaagaagTTTATCAAGGCATACTTAttagaaaaatttaaaaaccatGGTTTGGATGATAATGTTTCAGAAAGAATAGTTGAAGAGTTGGAACGTGATAATGTATTGTATGATATTGTCGATAAAGATAAGGGAATTTTCCGGTCAATTTATTCAAGAAATAAGTATTACAAAGACAGGATGAATTATGTAGCCCCAGAGAAGATTTTGATTGGGAACTATGGTGATATTCAACACTACATGTATTATGTGCCTATTCAGAAAGTCATCTCTGGTTTAGTTAATGATTCCACATTTGCTTCTCAGATAATGAATGCTATTCCTGTTAATGAATCTATACTTGATGATATACATGGTAGTTCTATTTAtagagaattgaaaattcagaTGGAAAATGACAGATTTcttgaactgatattttatcaAGACGAGTTTGAAATTGTCAATCCTCTGGGAAGCGCTAAAAAAACTCACAAAATTTTAGCATGTTATTATACATTTGGTAATATATATCCTTGGCATAGGTCAAAAATAGATCAGATTCAGTTAGCATTTGTGTGTAAAAGTGATAGTGTAAAAAAATTTGGAATACAATGTGTTTTCAAGAAGATTTCTGCCACTTATTCTTGA